The Ziziphus jujuba cultivar Dongzao chromosome 1, ASM3175591v1 genome segment aaaaaattaaaaaaaggaaagttaCAGTTAATAATTGCATTCCATAATTAAATAGTGTTACTGTACACAAATAACTACCCATCCCGAAATCCACGccaaattaagttaaaattcaTATGCATAGAAATATATCCATCCAAATTCATAGCCATGTCTATATATGATCATAAAGAACTATCATGTTGCATATCATTGATAATtataagaattgaaaaaaataaataaataaataaccttaGGTTGAATAAAATCATAGTTTTTGTACAAGCACTTCTTCCCTGTCTCTTCAAGCTTTCTCCTCATTAGGATACTGAAGTCATTAGCGCCACAACAAAAATCCACCACCTGTTAGCAGGACAGAGATACAAGCTTTACAATTTGACTCATCAATCTCAActgtaattttcaaattgagACGCAATATAAACATGGACAGCCGGAAAAAAAGTAGCTAGGATAGCTACATTGTAATGTGATAtaagttttaaattatatatataccacTGGTACCTTTAAAATTTAGGTGACAAAACAGTTTCAACCACCTTCACTTGGCAAGACCCTAGACAGGGCACCACACAAGTAAAATAGGGTTGCATTTGTTATCcataatttgaaaacttttggtTGTTATTCTAATCGTTTAGAACTATCTATAAAGGCTTGAGTCACAAATTATTAGTGTAAAGTCCCTTATCTTATTCAGTGCCTATTGTATGAATTCACAACAGCCAACTACTGTATGCTACACAACAAGATTCAATCTCTTTAATAAAAACCTATCTATTTATACCTCATAAATCATAAAGCTCTCTTATGGTTTCCAGTGATTCTTACACCAGAAACACTTCAACAATTATATTAGCCAAATAAAGAAGAATAAGGACTTAAAAACAATTTCGCTTCAAAAGTCAATTTGAATATTTCTGAATGAAGATAAAGTATAAGCCAGAGCACTTATAAGCACAATAAACAGGATTAAGTAGAACAAATGAGAATATTGGATCTGATAGCAACACtgtaaatttatgttttaatgaCAAAGATGAACAGTCAAGTAAGCAATCCCATAACTAATAGATTAGTTACAGCTTTCTAGCAATAAATAGATTCAAAGAAAGAATCAAACTATACTTATCAGGATCTTTAACCAATCTCACATGCATATTTTTGTACGTTAGTAAACTAAACATAGTCATTTGATGATCTGAGCTTAATGACAATCAATACAAAAATATGTTCAGTTGTAGAGCATCACATACcacaaattttacatattttcagATGTAGAGCATCACATACCATATGCTACATAAATAAGGATAGAAGTTCTTACCGTATCACCTTCTCGTACATATGGATGGAGCTTATTGACAATCTGCACATTTAAGAGTCATACTTTCAGCATTCACTAGGCTCTAATGAAGCTTACacatttaatttgaataaagAAAGATATTTGTGAATCTGATTGTGTCACACGTGAAAAGTTTGTGAGCTAAATCCATATTTTGAACTGCAACAGCCACATTGGACACATTCCTGTATCACATGAAGATCATCTATATTTGGAACTACTCTTGCCACTAATAATTACATGTCCATTTCATAACAAGCCAATTATTCTCACTTCCCCAAACTACGACTGTACATACAAAAATGTCCAACATTCCCTTTTACATGATAACAAAAGAAATGCAAACTgaatacaaattaatatttccaatttcttaaaatttagaATAAGCCAAATAACATAAAAAGGAGGGACCACACACATGAAATTCTTTGCAACTATCTTTCCATGGCCTTTTCCTCATTAATCAAAAGTACAGGATGAACAAGATACATGATCTTTATACCATAAAATACTGACAAAGGATGGAATTTAGCAAGTCCCCTACTTTTAGGTTGTTATATCATTAGTTCCAAGTAACTATATGAGTGAAAAAAGAACTTAAGAGAATTAATGAGAAGGACTCGTTCTCTGCTGTCATTCGTTAGATGGCTTGATGGCCATGAACCAACATGGAAGCAGCTTAACCAAACCCAACCCATCTCAGATGGCATGGTTTGGATCCAAAACCACCATGCAGTGGTCAGAACCCATTTAGCCAATAATCTTACAAAGAACGGTAAAACTGTTACACAATTAGCGACAGGTATTTGGTATTCCCTCAATCTTGTTTGTCAATGACGATGAAAAACTTTAAGGGATTTAGGGGAAGTAAAGAGGGATAATTCTTTTATTCTTGCCAATATGATGTGGTTGATTTgtcccaaataaataaataaaattaagatgcCTACGCTTGTGGGGGAGGAAGCTGGGTCCTTATGATTATTTTCCCAATCTTGTTCATctccaattaaaaattttaaacagtTTTGGACGGTTTTTTGCAATGTTGACTTTGTTTTGGACATTATGGCGGGAAAGAAATGGTAAGCTTTTTTAAAGACAGAAGTAAACATGTGAAGATTTTATGAGATGACATCAAAGCTTTAGGCATCTTTTGCAGGCATCTACTTTGAAAGTTTTCAAATATATCCTGCTTTCTTTGATTACTTGAGTTGAAAGGATGTGTTAGTTTAGTTTGTTAGCCCTTTTGAGCATTTATCATTTTCTAATATGATGCTAATCATCAAGAACGTACcgtatcaaaaagaaaaaagtaatgtTCATTTTAAGTAAATGATGGCCTTGTTCAAGATAACATGGGTGGAAAGAAACGGGAGGTtttctgaaaataaaattaaagaagtgtgatttctaaatattttgtattaataaaatcaaaagtttctatcaaaaagcaaaaaaagaaattaaaattttactagGACATTAAAGTaaccaaataaatgaaaagtGGGTTGAAAAGTATGGTTAACAAGAGAAATTGGAATTTAACTAGCATGTTATTTGAAACAACCTCAGGCAGGATGCAAGTAGGTTACCTCCTCTAGTTTTTCCACCTTTGTAAAATGGCGGCCAAAGGATGTATAGCGCATACCATGTAAAAAAGGTGCAAGATACACTTTGAGCTTGCTctacagaaaaataaatcaataaagcaAATGAGGAAGAGGAAACAAGATCATTTTTTtccgaaaaaagaagaaaagaaagatgtaggcccataaatacataaatatctaAAGCATTAAAGGTGCAGTAAATGTGCAGAGAATGCTAGTTGAAATGAAAGGTAGGgccaaaaatccaaaattaactAAAATGAGTTATGGCAAAAATTAAGAACCtctcaatataaaaataagaaacgataaaagaaaatttctttaagaaaaaaggaagaaacagCGGGAGACATAAATAACATATCTTTTAAGCAGATTAAAGATGCAGCTGCTTCTGTCACTAAACAATTTACATCAATTTACAAAATACAGACTGTTCACTAAACAAAGTAAAAACTAAGTTTTCAGCTTGTTCAACTAGCAATAACTTAGGAAGTATGGAATTAAACAAAGAACGTAAATGAGAACAATACAAACACTACAAATAGCTTGATATACTACAAATAGCAATAACTTGGGAAGTATGGAATTAAACAAAGAATATAAACGAGAACAATAAAGACAATACAAATAGCTTGATATACTGAACAAGTGAAAACCTCACGTAACCAATGGATTGTAGGATAATAAACTAGGGAGAATGACCTTCCACTTATATATCTGGCTGAGAACCTCTGGCTCACAAACAGCTTGTGCATCTTCATTACTTCCCCCTTTCTCTAATTGCTGCAAAGCTGTTCGAACAGCCTATATACATGTTCAAAGGAGAACGCACAAAAGAACATGGCAAACTATCAAAGAATGGATATATTAACAACAATTAAGACTTTGAAATTTGACAATGCGTGTATATACCTGAATAGAACCCTCCAATTTTCCCACTGTTATATTCTTGTCCGCAGCATACTTTGATGAGTTTGCATAAGTAGATGGAACTTTGTGCTTTTTCATAATATCTTCCAAAGTGATTGATGATGCAGCATCTTTCATTAATTGTGATATTCTAAGTGCAATAAACATTTCTCAGAATAACAtgatataaaactaatattGAAATCTCAAAACATGAGTTACAGCCAAAGTAGTCCCTAGTAAATCTAAATACAGGTTCACAATTGGCCTTACTTGAGcgcaatttataattattatggcATCAATCAATGATCCACAACTATCCTTAACTCTTTAATATGAAAAGTTCAAACAATGCAACCATGCAAAGTTATTAGTACAATTGATTAGTTAGAAAAACAAATAGGTACCTCCTCTCTGAATCACAATCTAATGTAGGGGGCTCGTTGCTCAAGTTTTTTGGGGGAAGGGTTGCAGCTTTATTAAGTTCGTCATCAGGTGTGTCCTGCTTCCCAGACTTCAATCGTTCAGACCCCTTACTCACCTGAGCAAACAACCCGTCACCTAGGAACGCCTTATCTTCCACAACATCAGAGGACTTCAAATCCTTTTTGGGCACCCTCGTGGTAGTATTTAACCCAGAAAATTTCTTAGTGATATTTTTGTTACCACCCACTTTTACAGAGTATGACTCCTCATTCTGTTTGGATGCTGCATGATAAAATCTTCCCTGAGAAGATTTTCCTGAgccaataattctttttttagaCACAGGGTTCTCTCTATCTTCCAGCAATTCTGATGTCTGTCTTCGCTTCTTTCCCTCAGCACTAGTCTtcatattacccaaaaaactctttttttcctCTACACCAGGGAATTTGATGTGATTCCTAATTGGAGTTTTAAGGTCTCTATCAATCTCATGTTTTCTGGGCACAAATATAGGTAAAACCAGTTAGCGAGTCACCTCCAGCAAATCATATACAAAGAAGGGTTGAAAAAGCACTTAcaaacaatatattaatatacgATTGGGTAGTAGACCTTCCCATGCCCTTATCATTATACCTTTCTTCCcttcatcatcaaaaacaatCTTCCTGATACAAGCAACTCAAGCATAAATACACAGATTATTAATCGccgacaataataataagtattaaCATGAAAAGAAGGAATTACAACTAAACACACTTTGGCAAGCATTTCCTGTGGTATGATGTAGGACAGCGTCTGCACACAGCAAACTGTTCATCGGGaacttttttcttctctcctcCTTTACAAACAGAGCACTTATGAGCTGGACATAAAAATGATTCTCCCCTGGCAATCTTTTTCTCAAGTTCTTCAGAAGAAACTTCGTCATCCAGATGGAGCAATTTTGCAACACAATGTGGATGGTAAAAATGGCCACAAGTAGCAGAAGCACAACGGAAGACCTAAAAGCAATTGGTAAAGAAGAAAACTTTATGCTCTCCCACAACTATAACctcaataaaactaaaatcacaCATCAATTGAAGAAAATACTAACAAAATAAAAGGAGAAAACGGAAAAACAAGTAAAGGTCACTTCTCGACAAAGAAATAAAGGTCTGATGAAATATTTAATAACAGAGAAATTACTGAGAGGTCCAAACTGCTGGAGAGCTcaaaacagaagaaaaagtGTGAAAAAAAATGCCATATCAATTGCAGCAGAAACAAATcgttagaaaataataataataagaagaagaagaagaagaaaaataaaacaggaCAAACTAACAGGACACACTAATAAGAACCAATGTCCAGAAATGAATTGAGAATTACATAGCATttcaaataagaaataaatcaaaagaaCAATCCGAAAATCTACATCAAAATGAAGCAGATACAAGGAAGTATGAAGGAGGCCTAATTATAGAGGAAACAGCAAGCAGAAAGGTTagggggaaaaataaataaagaaagtaaaTAAGATCATAATATCACTAGGTTCACTAAAGTTAAGTTACCACTTAAAATAAAAGCTTAAGCTGATAAACACAGGGCCTGACTATGTATATAAAGCTTACATAGTAGTAGAAGAAAGTAAATTATAAGACCAATAGGTTCTCTAAATTTAAGTTATCACATAATACAAAAGCTTAAGCTGAATAAGCACTATATTAGTAGTTTCAACACACTTCCTCACATGTACGCCCACCAATTAACAGAGGATAGAATTTGGGCCTTATACATgcagaaaaattaattagttcaaATGGAAGCATCAAGATTTTGACAGCTCTAATACCATGTTGAATTACCACTAACCCCAAAGCTTAAACTGATAGGAAGTTGACCCAGTTATGTAAAACAAGCTTAGATAATAGCAGTAGCAGTTTCAGCTAAAACAAGAAAGAATGTAAAGAATTCCAAAATCCCTTGTTTTGATACTTCAAAACCCTTTTATAACACTTTTAAAGCAAACTCATACCTCAGCACTTGAAGAATTGTTAGAGGAGCCTAACTTCCCACATACAAAGCACTGATGCTGATCATGTTCGCAGTTCTTACATAAGAAAACTGGTATTGCCTGCAAgttcaaaaatagaaaagaaatataattctaaataatataaacaataaGAACAAATAGGATtagcaaataaaatatacagCCGCAGCATACTTCTGCTTCCTCTTTGGACAAGAAGCCAAGAGAATCACACAGAGATTCAACACCAGCCTCTTCAGTTGCATGAAAGGACCTCATGCACTTCCCTTCACAACTGCATTAGATCACAAATGGTACTTGCAGCTTAAAACATGCAATTAATAGAAGAATTTTTTGAGATTACCATGCAACATTCCAGAATAAGGATGaagtaaataaaacaaaaattcttaTTACTAACCAATTAAAACTTATACTAAGTGCTCCATCACATCGACCTCTTTCAGAGAAAAAAATCAGATCTAAACATAAAAGCTGCCTTTAAGCTAACCAAGAATGTTATCTTGGCAACTATCTAGCATACTTGCCTTCTATAAATAActaattttcctttcaaaagtTAAATCAGAACACACACTGAGGAAAACTTTTTATTTCTAACACATCTTAATACTTTTTGCACTCATTGAAGTAAAAACTTTGAATCAAAGCTCCTAACAATGTCTCTTTCAGGTGAAAGCTTACTTTCTGTATCCATATATTACAGTGATACCCAGCTTTCTAATTCAAGCTGCAAATGACATTTGATAGTCATCATACTAACCACCTTCGAACCATATGATTGAAAACAATGACCATGCTAATGATTAGGCtctttatgatgatgatgaatgaTGATAATTGTAAGCAATAACTAAATGAGGAGCTAGTCCAAATCATATCTTATGAAACACAATAGTAAGCACAAGAATTAGACATCAGGGAGCATACCACAATATATCACCACCATTGTCACATATTGCACAGACAGAATCAAACAGGTCATCGTCATCATCAGAATCGTCTTCTTCAATACCATCAGAACTATAGTTATCTATGTCATTATCATCAACAATGAATGACTTTGGTACAGCTTTAATGCCCTGAAAACGCATGGTAAACT includes the following:
- the LOC107434324 gene encoding protein ENHANCED DOWNY MILDEW 2 isoform X4; protein product: MHFSRRSQGRIKYPRRSYSVIYLFFILGIKAVPKSFIVDDNDIDNYSSDGIEEDDSDDDDDLFDSVCAICDNGGDILCCEGKCMRSFHATEEAGVESLCDSLGFLSKEEAEAIPVFLCKNCEHDQHQCFVCGKLGSSNNSSSAEVFRCASATCGHFYHPHCVAKLLHLDDEVSSEELEKKIARGESFLCPAHKCSVCKGGEKKKVPDEQFAVCRRCPTSYHRKCLPKKIVFDDEGKKGIMIRAWEGLLPNRILIYCLKHEIDRDLKTPIRNHIKFPGVEEKKSFLGNMKTSAEGKKRRQTSELLEDRENPVSKKRIIGSGKSSQGRFYHAASKQNEESYSVKVGGNKNITKKFSGLNTTTRVPKKDLKSSDVVEDKAFLGDGLFAQVSKGSERLKSGKQDTPDDELNKAATLPPKNLSNEPPTLDCDSERRISQLMKDAASSITLEDIMKKHKVPSTYANSSKYAADKNITVGKLEGSIQAVRTALQQLEKGGSNEDAQAVCEPEVLSQIYKWKSKLKVYLAPFLHGMRYTSFGRHFTKVEKLEEIVNKLHPYVREGDTVVDFCCGANDFSILMRRKLEETGKKCLYKNYDFIQPKNDHNFERRDWMTVQPHELPSGSQLILGLNPPFGVKAVLANKFIDKALEFNPKLLILIVPPETQRLDEKQLPYDLIWEDDRLLSGKSFYLPGSVDVYDKQMEQWNTRPPVLYLWSRPDWTAEHKAIAEKYGHIFRQEEPLECIPSNSIIPESPMGNHDDSIDESMLITDDLAVQTDNIEGFIDWALGTERHNESSTVGSGDGRSCENHDCEKNQPKAKSGNQPKEKSVKRQRGKKKRRRGKGEISAENKLDGGRERRRGMPPPNNKVDENTRQHFELRKSGTDDFCVHLETTNAAPETRLPDNISRRYSLNVDDNYSSATNRWSGSVSPASNYGIRNMEEQFMGRMRENTDSFGYRSPYTVDMEERLRRETQARFYGQNPDPSVSNSLVGQDLRYGQIGSLPPLPTPYGINISATQRYAPRLDEWNSTRMSGFGPEPPFYDPRAPPPGHRAGRMGFSPCPAPPPPPGGSIGFAPGPHQTLPGGPLGFVPSPSPQQSFPSRSSGGWLND